Proteins encoded by one window of Ovis canadensis isolate MfBH-ARS-UI-01 breed Bighorn chromosome 14, ARS-UI_OviCan_v2, whole genome shotgun sequence:
- the CDT1 gene encoding DNA replication factor Cdt1, whose product MRFPRAQRPPGPSSLTPALLHRISLNFRWKQRTISLFARTALAWRPLGSAPPSANRAKAWKIAWAQPMTPGPPSGECAAGAARARAAREDQRACARERLSRANSPGRGANGPAHGGGGARVRRENPREAQLHFRPPADRSAPAASDPAASVMAQRRLTDFFARRRPGVSTTLPRAKPAWRTPSPAKSAACAAAPGPGSSRKRARPPAEPTRDERVPPARKRLRLPADAVSGPSSPPAPVSPEHPSPQSKETKKAARSAGGRPCLAAQENKVPSKVTVSELKSCLQRAQELGARVQELKASAQKDAGEPSAPEDEGRLEGPCGEQVPAYQRFHALAQPGPPGLVLPYKYQVLAEMFRSMDTIVGMLYNRSETVTFAKVKQGVQDMMRKRFEERNVGQIKTVYPGSYHFRQERFVPTFKDGIKRSDYQLTIEPLLDQQAGSAAPQLTASRLLQRRQVFSQNLVARVREHHRAFLASLNPPMEVPEDQLTRWHPRFNVDGVPDIEPAELPQPPTVEKLTTAQEVLARARSLMSPRMEKALSDLAQRTAEPRSPRSPSLAQPATPPAAPPSALKGVSQALLERIRAKEAQKQLAQMTRRPEQEQRLQRLERLPELARVLRGVFVSERKPALTMEVACARMVGSYRAAMSPGEMEKHLQLLSELLPDWLSLHRIRTDTYVKLDKAADLAGVMEQLARLARAEETL is encoded by the exons ATGCGCTTCCCACGTGCACAGCGCCCTCCAGGTCCGAGCAGTCTGACGCCAGCTTTACTGCACCGTATTAGCTTAAATTTCCGCTGGAAGCAGCGTACCATTTCCCTCTTTGCCAGGACAGCATTGGCTTGGCGCCCACTCGGATCTGCCCCGCCCAGCGCAAACCGCGCCAAGGCCTGGAAGATAGCATGGGCACAGCCAATGACCCCAGGCCCTCCGAGTGGCGAATGCGCGGCAGGCGCAGCCCGAGCGAGAGCGGCGCGAGAGGACCAGCGCGCATGCGCCCGGGAGCGTCTCTCTCGCGCCAACTCCCCTGGCCGTGGTGCCAATGGTCCCGCCCATGGCGGGGGCGGAGCCAGGGTGCGGCGCGAAAATCCGCGGGAAGCGCAGCTCCACTTCCGCCCGCCGGCCGACCGCAGTGCTCCTGCTGCTTCTGATCCCGCCGCTTCCGTCATGGCGCAGCGCCGCCTCACCGACTTCTTTGCGCGCCGCCGGCCCGGGGTCAGCACCACGCTGCCGCGCGCCAAGCCGGCGTGGCGCACCCCGAGCCCTGCCAAGTCCGCGGCTTGCGCCGCGGCTCCGGGTCCTGGCAGCAGCCGCAAGCGCGCCCGCCCGCCTGCCGAGCCCACGCGCGACGAGCGTGTGCCGCCCGCGCGCAAGAGGCTGAGGCTGCCGGCTGACGCG GTCTCTGGCCCCAGTTCCCCGCCTGCCCCTGTCTCGCCAGAGCACCCTTCTCCACAGAGCAAGGAGACAAAGAAGGCTGCTCGCTCAGCTGGTGGGCGACCCTGCCTGGCAGCCCAGGAGAACAAG GTCCCTTCAAAGGTCACCGTGTCTGAGCTCAAGTCGTGCCTGCAGCGGGCACAGGAGCTGGGGGCACGAGTCCAGGAGCTGAAAGCAAGTGCACAGAAGGATGCTGGGGAACCCAGTGCTCCAGAGGATGAGGGACGCCTGGAGGGCCCATG TGGAGAGCAGGTGCCAGCCTACCAGCGCTTCCATGCCCTGGCCCAGCCTGGGCCCCCGGGCCTTGTGCTGCCCTACAAGTACCAGGTGCTGGCCGAGATGTTCCGCAGCATGGACACCATCGTGGGTATGCTCTACAACCGCTCCGAGACCGTAACCTTCGCTAAAGTCAAGCAGGGTGTCCAGGACATGATGCGCAA ACGCTTTGAGGAGCGCAATGTGGGCCAGATCAAAACTGTGTACCCCGGCTCCTACCACTTCCGCCAGGAGCGCTTCGTCCCCACTTTCAAGGATGGCATCAAAAGGTCCGATTACCAGCTCACCATTGAGCCGCTGCTGGACCAGC AGGCTGGCAGTGCGGCCCCCCAGCTCACGGCGTCACGCCTGCTGCAGCGGCGCCAGGTCTTCAGCCAGAACCTGGTGGCCCGAGTCCGGGAGCATCACAGG gccttcctggcctccctgAACCCTCCGATGGAAGTGCCAGAGGACCAGCTGACACGCTGGCACCCCCGCTTCAATGTGGATGGGGTGCCTGACATCGAGCCGGCCGAGCTGCCCCAGCCGCCCACTGTGGAGAAGCTGACCACCGCCCAGGAAGTCCTGGCCCGTGCCCGTAGCCTGATGTCACCCAGG ATGGAGAAGGCCCTGAGTGACCTGGCCCAGCGCACAGCCGAGCCTAGGAGCCCCAGGTCCCCCAGCCTGGCACAGCCAGCCACTCCACCTGCTGCCCCACCTTCTGCCCTGAAGGGGGTGTCCCAGGCCCTGCTGGAGCGA ATCCGGGCCAAAGAGGCGCAGAAGCAGCTGGCACAGATGACACGGCGCCCGGagcaggagcagcggctgcagcGGCTTGAGCGGCTGCCTGAACTGGCTCGGGTGCTGCGCGGCGTGTTTGTGTCAGAGCGCAAGCCGGCGCTTACCATGGAGGTGGCCTGTGCCAGGATGGTGGGCAGCTACCGAGCAGCCATGAGCCCCG GGGAGATGGAGAAGCACCTGCAGCTCCTCTCTGAGCTGCTGCCTGACTGGCTCAGTCTCCACCGCATCCGCACGGACACCTACGTCAAGCTGGACAAGGCCGCCGACCTGGCAGGTGTCATGGAACAGCTGGCCCGCCTGGCCCGTGCAGAGGAGACCCTGTGA
- the APRT gene encoding adenine phosphoribosyltransferase, with translation MADSELQLVARRIRSFPDFPIPGVLFRDISPVLKDPTSFRASISLLANHLKKAHGGRIDYIAGLDSRGFLFGPSLAQELGLGCILIRKRGKLPGPTVCTSYALEYGKAELEIQRDALEPGQKVVVVDDLLATGGTMCAACELLGQLQAEVLECVSLVELTSLKGREKLGAVPFFSLLQYE, from the exons ATGGCGGATTCTGAGCTGCAGCTGGTGGCGCGGCGCATCCGCAGTTTCCCCGACTTCCCCATCCCGGGCGTGCTGTTCAG GGACATTTCGCCCGTCCTGAAGGACCCCACCTCCTTCCGCGCCTCCATCAGCCTCCTGGCGAATCACCTGAAAAAGGCCCACGGCGGCAGGATCGACTACATCGCGG GCCTAGACTCACGCGGTTTCCTGTTTGGTCCGTCCCTGGCCCAGGAGCTGGGCTTGGGCTGCATTCTCATCCGCAAGCGAGGGAAGCTGCCGGGCCCCACCGTGTGCACCTCGTATGCGTTGGAATACGGGAAG GCTGAACTGGAGATCCAGAGAGATGCCCTGGAACCAGGGCAGAAGGTGGTGGTTGTAGACGATCTGCTCGCCACTGGTG GAACCATGTGCGCAGCCTGTGAGTTGCTGGGCCAGCTGCAGGCTGAGGTGCTGGAGTGTGTAAGCCTGGTGGAGCTGACCTCACTGAAGGGCAGGGAGAAGCTGGGGGCTGtgcccttcttctccctcctgcaGTACGAGTGA